From the genome of Pelomonas sp. SE-A7, one region includes:
- a CDS encoding glycosyltransferase family 4 protein — translation MRIVYHHRTASRDGQSTHIEEMIRGLRANGHTVVESAPAVHAAAASASGGSAGWVGRLKTWLPRPVYELAEIAYSFVAYRRLAQVIREHKPEGLYERYNLFLLAGVWAKKRFGIPLVLEVNAPMAVERAQYGGLAMPGLAHRIERYVWRQADCILPVTQVLADYMVSIGVDPARIHVIPNGINPAHFEHLPTSAAAKAELGLEGRLVVGFTGFVREWDRLDRIMKWVAAQDPRQNVHLLVIGDGPARAEIEACAAELGVPQQLSFTGAVPRERVPALSMAFDIALQTALVPYASPLCLFEYLALGKAIVAPDQPNHHEILSDGEDAVLYRPDDDQGIEKALDALLADAGLREKVAANASAVITRRGLTWSQHARRVVGLFDGLRAVKAS, via the coding sequence ATGAGAATCGTCTATCACCACCGCACCGCGTCGCGCGACGGCCAGTCGACCCACATCGAGGAGATGATCCGCGGCCTGCGGGCCAACGGCCATACCGTGGTCGAGAGCGCGCCGGCCGTCCATGCCGCGGCGGCCTCGGCCAGCGGTGGCAGCGCCGGCTGGGTCGGCCGGCTCAAGACCTGGCTGCCCCGACCGGTCTACGAGCTGGCCGAGATCGCCTATTCCTTCGTCGCCTACCGCCGCCTCGCGCAGGTCATCCGCGAGCACAAGCCCGAGGGCCTGTACGAGCGCTACAACCTGTTCCTGCTGGCGGGCGTCTGGGCGAAGAAGCGCTTCGGCATTCCGCTGGTGCTGGAGGTCAATGCGCCCATGGCCGTGGAGCGCGCACAGTACGGCGGCCTGGCCATGCCGGGCCTGGCTCACCGCATCGAGCGCTATGTCTGGCGCCAGGCTGACTGCATCCTGCCCGTGACCCAGGTGCTGGCCGACTACATGGTCAGCATCGGTGTCGATCCCGCCCGCATCCATGTGATCCCCAACGGCATCAACCCGGCGCACTTCGAGCATTTGCCCACGTCGGCTGCTGCCAAGGCCGAGCTGGGCCTGGAGGGCCGCCTGGTCGTGGGCTTCACCGGCTTCGTCCGTGAATGGGACCGCCTGGACCGCATCATGAAATGGGTGGCGGCCCAGGACCCCAGGCAGAACGTGCATCTGCTGGTGATAGGCGACGGTCCGGCCCGCGCGGAAATCGAGGCCTGCGCGGCCGAGCTGGGAGTGCCGCAGCAGCTGAGCTTCACCGGCGCCGTGCCGCGCGAGCGCGTGCCGGCCCTGTCCATGGCCTTCGACATTGCGCTGCAGACGGCCCTGGTGCCATATGCCTCGCCGCTGTGCCTGTTCGAGTACCTGGCGCTGGGCAAGGCCATCGTGGCGCCGGACCAGCCCAACCACCACGAGATCCTGAGCGACGGCGAGGATGCGGTGCTCTACCGTCCCGACGACGACCAGGGCATAGAGAAGGCGCTGGACGCGCTGCTGGCCGATGCCGGCCTGCGCGAGAAGGTGGCAGCAAACGCGAGCGCGGTCATCACTCGCCGCGGCCTGACCTGGAGCCAGCATGCCCGCCGCGTCGTCGGCCTGTTCGACGGCCTGCGGGCTGTCAAAGCATCATGA
- a CDS encoding glycosyltransferase family 4 protein — MSNRPLRLLTFSTLYPSSVRPGHGIFVETRLRELLKGGGIEAKVVAPVPWFPFTHPRFGEYAKMAATPRREQRNGLDVLHPRYLLPPKVGMYMAPDSLARAAIRAIDQLLDEGFDFDVIDAHYYYPDGVAAAQLAKRYGKPLTITARGTDLNLIPAYPRAKRRIHEAALQADASIGVCNALMDVLRGWGLPEQKLNVFRNGVDLERFRPVDSQEAREALGLKGPGPWIISVGYLIERKGHHLTIEALAQLAPRLPEARLVFVGQGEEEGALRALAQQLGVADRVIFAGPQPNTELYRWYSAADLFVLASSREGWANVLLESMACGTPVVASSIWGTPEVVTDPRVGQLVEQRTGPAFAEGIAAQLAKATDRGLVRRYAEGFSWQATSDAQRELFTRLARAGRA, encoded by the coding sequence ATGAGCAACCGTCCGCTGCGTCTGCTGACCTTCTCCACGCTCTACCCGAGCAGCGTGAGGCCGGGCCACGGCATCTTCGTCGAGACCCGGTTGCGCGAGCTGCTCAAGGGCGGTGGCATCGAGGCCAAGGTGGTGGCGCCCGTGCCCTGGTTTCCGTTCACCCATCCGCGCTTCGGCGAGTACGCCAAGATGGCGGCCACGCCCAGGCGCGAGCAGCGCAACGGCCTGGACGTGCTGCATCCGCGCTACCTGCTGCCGCCCAAGGTCGGCATGTACATGGCGCCGGATTCGCTGGCCCGTGCCGCGATCCGCGCCATCGACCAGCTGCTCGACGAGGGCTTCGACTTCGACGTCATCGACGCCCACTACTACTACCCCGATGGCGTGGCGGCGGCCCAGCTGGCAAAGCGCTACGGCAAACCGTTGACGATCACGGCCCGCGGCACCGACCTGAACCTCATCCCCGCGTACCCACGCGCCAAGCGCCGCATCCATGAGGCGGCCTTGCAGGCCGATGCCTCCATCGGCGTCTGCAATGCGCTGATGGACGTGCTGCGCGGCTGGGGCCTGCCCGAGCAGAAGCTCAATGTGTTCCGCAACGGCGTGGACCTCGAGCGCTTCCGGCCGGTCGATTCCCAGGAGGCCCGCGAAGCGCTGGGCCTCAAGGGACCGGGGCCCTGGATCATCAGCGTCGGCTACCTGATAGAGCGCAAGGGCCATCACCTGACGATAGAGGCGCTGGCCCAGCTCGCGCCCCGGCTGCCGGAGGCCCGCCTGGTCTTTGTCGGCCAGGGCGAGGAAGAGGGTGCCTTGCGGGCGCTGGCCCAGCAGCTGGGCGTGGCCGACCGCGTGATCTTCGCCGGCCCGCAGCCCAATACCGAGCTCTACCGCTGGTACAGCGCAGCTGACCTGTTCGTGCTGGCGAGCAGTCGCGAGGGCTGGGCCAATGTGCTGCTGGAATCCATGGCCTGCGGAACGCCGGTGGTGGCCAGCAGCATCTGGGGCACGCCCGAAGTCGTGACCGATCCTCGGGTCGGGCAGTTGGTCGAGCAACGCACCGGCCCGGCCTTTGCCGAGGGCATTGCGGCCCAGTTGGCCAAGGCCACGGACCGCGGCCTGGTGCGCCGCTATGCCGAAGGATTCAGCTGGCAGGCGACCAGTGACGCCCAGCGCGAGTTGTTTACGCGCCTGGCCAGGGCAGGGCGCGCCTGA
- a CDS encoding UDP-glucose/GDP-mannose dehydrogenase family protein produces MKVTVIGSGYVGLVTGACLAEMGNHVLCLDVDPAKIKILKEGGIPIHEPGLHELVQRNMAAGRLDFTTEAERAVAHGTLQFIAVGTPPDEDGSADMKYVLAAASSLGRLMTDYKVVVDKSTVPVGTADKVQAAIQAELDKRGVKLDFAVVSNPEFLKEGAAVADFMRPDRVIVGSNDERATLLMRALYSPFVRNRDRLLVMDPRSAEFTKYAANAMLATRISFMNELSRLAERLGADIELVRQGIGSDPRIGTQFLYPGVGYGGSCFPKDVKALVRTAADCGMPLELLSAVESVNETQKRLLVDKVVRRFGEDLQGKTFALWGLAFKPDTDDMREAPSRVIIDELVRRGAAVRAYDPVAQQEAARVLEGTPRLSIVESAMDAIKGADALLIVTEWKEFRSPDFDAIQQELSTPVIFDGRNLYEPELVRAMGIEYLPIGR; encoded by the coding sequence ATGAAAGTTACCGTCATTGGTTCAGGCTATGTGGGCTTGGTGACCGGCGCCTGCCTCGCGGAGATGGGCAACCATGTGCTGTGCCTGGACGTCGACCCGGCCAAGATCAAGATCCTCAAGGAAGGGGGCATCCCCATCCATGAGCCCGGCCTGCATGAGCTGGTGCAGCGGAACATGGCTGCCGGCCGCCTGGACTTCACCACCGAGGCCGAGCGCGCCGTGGCCCATGGCACGCTGCAGTTCATCGCCGTCGGCACGCCGCCGGACGAAGACGGCTCGGCCGACATGAAATACGTGCTGGCCGCGGCCAGCAGCCTCGGTCGCCTGATGACCGACTACAAGGTCGTGGTCGACAAGAGCACGGTGCCGGTGGGCACGGCCGACAAGGTTCAGGCCGCCATCCAGGCCGAGCTGGACAAGCGCGGCGTCAAGCTCGACTTCGCCGTGGTGTCCAACCCGGAGTTCCTGAAAGAGGGCGCGGCCGTGGCCGACTTCATGCGGCCGGACCGCGTCATCGTCGGCAGCAACGACGAGCGTGCGACCCTGCTGATGCGAGCCTTGTACTCCCCCTTCGTGCGCAACCGCGACCGCCTGCTGGTCATGGATCCGCGCAGCGCCGAATTCACCAAGTACGCCGCCAACGCCATGCTGGCCACGCGCATCAGCTTCATGAACGAGCTGTCGCGCCTGGCCGAGCGCCTGGGCGCCGACATCGAGCTGGTGCGCCAGGGCATTGGCAGCGACCCGCGCATCGGCACGCAGTTCCTCTATCCCGGCGTCGGCTACGGCGGTTCCTGCTTCCCCAAGGACGTCAAGGCCCTGGTCCGCACCGCCGCCGATTGCGGCATGCCGCTGGAACTGCTGAGCGCGGTCGAATCGGTCAACGAGACGCAGAAGCGCCTGCTGGTGGACAAGGTGGTGCGCCGCTTCGGCGAGGACCTCCAAGGCAAGACCTTTGCGCTGTGGGGCCTGGCCTTCAAGCCCGATACCGACGACATGCGCGAGGCTCCGAGCCGCGTCATCATCGACGAGCTGGTGCGCCGCGGCGCCGCGGTCCGGGCCTATGACCCGGTGGCGCAGCAGGAAGCCGCCCGTGTGCTGGAAGGCACGCCGCGGCTGAGCATCGTGGAGAGCGCCATGGACGCGATCAAGGGCGCCGATGCCTTGTTGATCGTGACCGAGTGGAAGGAGTTCCGCAGCCCGGATTTCGATGCGATCCAGCAAGAGCTGAGTACCCCTGTGATCTTTGACGGGCGCAATCTGTACGAGCCCGAACTGGTCCGCGCCATGGGTATCGAATACCTGCCGATAGGCCGCTAA
- a CDS encoding putative O-glycosylation ligase, exosortase A system-associated has translation MFTLAVVAAIATLAFLGLRHPALGVLGWTWISLMNPHALTWRLADAPVAAIMAVSTLIGLLATSDRRNFRFSPEMVVLSMFMAWMCITLPFSMRFDPSFALWNRVMKIDLMILVALFVLYSRQHIVALAWVMVGSVGIYGVKGGLFTLATGGTYRVWGPDGTYIYGNNEVALALVMVIPLMRFLQMTSDKLWVRRGLVASMVLCAVAAIGSQSRGALLAITAMALVMWWRGPHRARAGLVMLALGVLVIIFMPDSWTERMSTIKTYDQDDSANQRLNAWMMAWNIAKDRLFGAGFMVSVPEVCAVYSPIPTDCRAAHSIYFMVLGEHGFIGLILFLVFWFLVWRSAGKLRVEAARQAETAWLAPLGAMAQVSLAGYAVGGAFLSLSYYDLPYNIMVLVVLARRWMARKAWMEEAAEAADPATVGKRKTLFGLRIG, from the coding sequence ATGTTCACCCTGGCCGTGGTGGCCGCCATCGCGACGCTGGCCTTCCTGGGCCTGCGCCATCCTGCCCTGGGTGTGCTGGGCTGGACCTGGATCAGCCTGATGAACCCGCATGCGCTGACCTGGCGGCTGGCCGATGCGCCGGTGGCCGCCATCATGGCGGTGTCGACGCTGATCGGCCTGCTGGCGACCAGTGACCGGCGCAACTTCCGCTTCAGCCCCGAGATGGTGGTGCTGTCGATGTTCATGGCCTGGATGTGCATCACGCTGCCGTTCTCGATGCGCTTCGATCCCAGCTTCGCGCTGTGGAACCGCGTGATGAAGATCGACCTGATGATCCTGGTCGCGCTGTTCGTCCTGTATTCGCGCCAGCACATCGTGGCGCTGGCCTGGGTGATGGTGGGTTCGGTCGGCATCTACGGCGTCAAGGGCGGTCTTTTCACCCTGGCTACCGGGGGTACGTACCGCGTGTGGGGTCCGGACGGCACCTACATCTATGGCAACAACGAGGTGGCGCTGGCGCTGGTGATGGTCATCCCGCTGATGCGCTTCCTGCAGATGACCAGCGACAAGTTGTGGGTGCGCCGCGGCCTGGTGGCCTCGATGGTGCTCTGCGCGGTGGCCGCCATCGGCAGTCAGTCCCGGGGGGCTCTGCTGGCGATCACGGCCATGGCCCTGGTCATGTGGTGGCGTGGCCCACACCGGGCCCGTGCCGGCCTGGTCATGCTGGCCCTGGGCGTGCTCGTGATCATCTTCATGCCCGATTCGTGGACCGAGCGCATGTCCACGATCAAGACCTATGACCAGGATGATTCGGCGAACCAGCGATTGAACGCCTGGATGATGGCCTGGAACATCGCCAAGGACCGCCTTTTCGGCGCCGGCTTCATGGTCTCGGTGCCCGAGGTCTGCGCCGTGTATTCGCCGATCCCCACCGACTGCCGGGCGGCCCACAGCATCTACTTCATGGTGCTGGGCGAGCATGGCTTCATCGGCCTCATCCTGTTCCTGGTCTTCTGGTTCCTGGTCTGGCGCTCGGCGGGCAAGCTGCGTGTCGAGGCGGCCAGGCAGGCCGAGACCGCCTGGCTGGCGCCGCTGGGCGCCATGGCCCAGGTGAGCCTGGCCGGCTATGCGGTGGGGGGGGCTTTCCTGAGCCTGTCCTACTACGACCTGCCATACAACATCATGGTGCTGGTGGTGCTGGCGCGCCGCTGGATGGCCCGCAAGGCCTGGATGGAGGAGGCTGCCGAGGCGGCCGACCCGGCAACCGTCGGCAAGCGCAAGACGCTGTTCGGCTTGAGGATAGGCTGA
- a CDS encoding polysaccharide deacetylase family protein, with translation MLLRNLLAWAAPAGPRSRLSVLMFHRVVPEVDPLFPDEMHAARFDELCGRLARWFHVLPLDEAARRLADGSLPSRPLSITFDDGYADNREVALPILQKHGLTATFFISTGFLDGGRMWNDSLIETVRACRLAELDLSSLDLGRHPLASIEDRRAAVRSLVGQVKYQPVARRLELCGQIAQLAQVELPTDLMMSSEQVVELRRAGMQIGAHTLSHPILAKLDEPAAEAEILGSKQRLEELLGERVGLFAYPNGKPGEDYSPANVELTRRLGFDAAVSTAWGASRQGDDLMQIYRFTPWDRSLSRFGWRMLANLRRA, from the coding sequence ATGCTGCTTCGCAACCTGCTCGCCTGGGCGGCGCCCGCCGGCCCGCGCTCGCGCCTGTCGGTGCTGATGTTCCACCGGGTCGTGCCCGAGGTGGACCCGCTGTTCCCCGACGAGATGCACGCGGCCCGCTTCGACGAGCTGTGCGGCCGGCTCGCCCGCTGGTTCCATGTGCTGCCGCTGGACGAGGCGGCGCGCCGCCTGGCCGATGGCAGCCTGCCGAGCCGCCCGCTCAGCATCACCTTCGACGACGGCTACGCCGACAACCGCGAGGTGGCCCTGCCCATCCTGCAGAAGCATGGCCTGACCGCCACCTTCTTCATCTCCACCGGGTTCCTGGACGGTGGCCGCATGTGGAACGACAGCCTGATCGAGACGGTACGGGCCTGCCGCCTGGCCGAGCTGGACCTCAGCTCGCTGGACCTGGGCCGCCATCCGCTCGCCAGCATCGAGGACCGTCGCGCGGCGGTCCGCAGCCTGGTCGGCCAGGTCAAGTACCAGCCGGTGGCGCGGCGCCTGGAGCTGTGCGGGCAGATCGCCCAGCTGGCGCAGGTCGAGCTGCCGACCGATCTGATGATGAGTTCCGAACAGGTGGTCGAACTGCGCCGTGCCGGCATGCAGATCGGCGCCCACACCCTGTCCCATCCCATCCTGGCCAAGCTGGATGAGCCGGCGGCCGAGGCCGAGATCCTGGGCAGCAAGCAGCGCCTGGAAGAATTGCTCGGCGAGCGGGTCGGCCTGTTCGCCTATCCGAACGGCAAGCCGGGCGAGGACTACTCGCCGGCCAATGTCGAGCTGACGCGCCGCCTGGGTTTCGATGCGGCGGTCAGCACCGCCTGGGGCGCCAGCCGCCAGGGCGACGACCTGATGCAGATCTACCGCTTCACGCCCTGGGACCGGTCGTTGAGCCGCTTCGGCTGGCGCATGCTGGCCAACCTGCGCCGGGCCTGA
- a CDS encoding asparagine synthase C-terminal domain-containing protein: protein MQAQDPSFATGAPRFADARLASLAASEGVLATWKQAFSAGRSPAEVLKAVSGRFSVGLRLPDGRCVLAVDRFAVDSVCYRAEAGGLSFAPRADALAGAEPDLDPQAIFDYLYFHVIPAPRTIYRGIQRLPAGHVAVFEQGQLRVEPYWVPTFQEGGRDSFDSLAQEFRGLLREAVASQLDGSKPACFLSGGTDSSTVAGMLGQVANRPAASYSIGFDAEGYDEMEYARLAARHFKTEHHEYYVTPADLVASIPAVAAHYDQPFGNSSALPAFYCAKMAREDGVNHILAGDGGDELFGGNTRYAKQKVFGWYGSIPAVLRQGLLEPISSLGLVRSIPLIKKGASYVNQAKVPMPDRLMTYNLLFHLGLHDVLTPQLLAAVNIEGPAEQQRALWPQAQGKDLVNRMLAFDWRYTLADCDLPKVVGTTGLAGLSVGFPMLDDGLLAFSERLRPDFKLKGLRLRWFFKEALRGFLPDEILTKKKQGFGLPFGVWTARHDGLKALAGKSLHGLADRGIVRREFVGSLLDERLSQHAGYFGEMVWILMMLEQWLAAKAPNYRMA, encoded by the coding sequence ATGCAAGCACAAGACCCGTCTTTCGCCACCGGCGCGCCGCGCTTTGCGGACGCTCGCCTCGCAAGCCTCGCGGCCAGCGAAGGCGTGCTGGCCACATGGAAGCAGGCCTTCTCCGCCGGCCGCTCGCCGGCCGAGGTGCTCAAGGCCGTCAGCGGCCGCTTCTCGGTCGGCCTGCGCCTGCCGGATGGCCGCTGCGTGCTGGCGGTCGACCGCTTCGCGGTGGACAGCGTCTGCTACCGCGCCGAAGCCGGCGGCTTGAGCTTCGCGCCGCGCGCCGATGCGCTGGCCGGCGCCGAGCCGGACCTGGATCCGCAGGCGATCTTCGATTACCTGTACTTCCACGTCATCCCGGCGCCGCGCACCATCTACCGCGGCATCCAGCGCCTGCCGGCCGGCCATGTGGCGGTGTTCGAGCAAGGCCAGCTGCGCGTGGAGCCCTACTGGGTGCCGACCTTCCAGGAGGGCGGTCGCGATTCGTTCGACAGCCTGGCGCAGGAATTCCGCGGCCTGCTGCGCGAGGCCGTGGCCTCGCAGCTGGACGGCAGCAAGCCGGCCTGCTTCCTCAGCGGCGGCACCGACAGCTCCACCGTGGCCGGCATGCTCGGCCAGGTGGCGAACCGGCCCGCCGCCAGCTACTCAATAGGCTTCGACGCCGAAGGCTATGACGAGATGGAGTACGCCCGTCTGGCGGCCCGCCATTTCAAGACCGAGCACCACGAGTACTACGTGACGCCGGCCGACCTGGTGGCCAGCATCCCGGCGGTGGCGGCGCATTACGACCAGCCCTTCGGCAACTCCTCCGCCCTGCCCGCCTTCTACTGCGCCAAGATGGCCCGCGAGGATGGCGTCAACCACATCCTGGCCGGCGATGGCGGCGACGAGCTTTTCGGCGGCAACACCCGCTACGCCAAGCAGAAGGTGTTCGGCTGGTACGGCAGCATTCCCGCGGTCTTGCGCCAAGGCTTGCTGGAGCCCATCAGCAGCCTGGGCCTGGTGCGCAGCATCCCTCTGATCAAGAAGGGCGCCAGCTATGTGAACCAGGCCAAGGTGCCCATGCCCGACCGCCTGATGACCTACAACCTGCTGTTCCATCTGGGCCTGCATGATGTGCTGACACCGCAGCTGCTGGCAGCGGTCAACATCGAGGGGCCGGCCGAGCAGCAGCGCGCGCTCTGGCCCCAGGCCCAGGGCAAGGACCTGGTCAACCGCATGCTGGCCTTCGACTGGCGCTACACCTTGGCCGACTGCGACTTGCCCAAGGTCGTAGGCACGACCGGCCTGGCCGGCCTCAGCGTCGGTTTCCCCATGCTGGACGACGGCCTGCTGGCGTTCTCCGAACGGCTGCGCCCGGACTTCAAGCTCAAGGGCCTGCGCCTGCGCTGGTTCTTCAAGGAAGCGCTGCGCGGCTTCCTGCCGGACGAGATCCTCACCAAGAAGAAGCAGGGCTTCGGCCTGCCCTTCGGCGTCTGGACCGCCCGACACGACGGCCTCAAGGCCCTGGCGGGCAAGTCTTTGCACGGCCTGGCCGACCGCGGCATCGTGAGGCGCGAATTCGTGGGCAGCCTGCTCGACGAACGGCTCAGCCAGCACGCCGGCTACTTCGGCGAGATGGTCTGGATCCTGATGATGCTGGAGCAGTGGCTCGCGGCCAAGGCGCCGAACTACCGCATGGCCTGA
- a CDS encoding glycosyltransferase, producing MKRVLMIAYHFPPLAGSSGIQRTLRLVQDLPRFGWQAAVLSTDLRAYERISEDPANEIPAGTPVRRAFALDTARHLQLGGRYLGWMARPDRWISWRFDGLRQGLRLAREFKPDLIWSTYPIASAHVIGSALHRRTGLPWVADFRDPMAHDGYPEDPKTWQRFLEVEQDVVRQASRCVFTAPGAAALYRERYPDTADRMRVIENGYDEDSFARLPVTGLAPSAGRPMVMLHSGVVYATERDPTPLFTALGRLRQSGRLGPQDLRIRFRAAVNESMLRDLAQQQGASEFIEICPAIPYRDALTEMVGTDVLLVMQAANCNAQIPAKIYEYLRAGRPIVGLTDPAGDTAGVLREAAVPDIVPLDSAEAIAAALPGLVDRWRAGLLPLPRPEAVKAASRLGRAEAMARLFEEVALSPSR from the coding sequence ATGAAGCGCGTGTTGATGATCGCCTACCACTTTCCGCCATTGGCGGGCAGCAGTGGGATCCAGCGCACGCTGCGCCTCGTGCAGGACCTGCCGCGTTTCGGCTGGCAGGCTGCCGTGCTCAGCACCGACCTGCGGGCCTACGAACGCATCAGCGAGGACCCGGCCAACGAGATTCCCGCCGGCACCCCGGTGCGCCGCGCGTTTGCGCTGGACACGGCCCGCCACCTGCAGCTCGGTGGCCGCTACCTGGGCTGGATGGCCCGGCCCGACCGCTGGATCAGCTGGCGCTTCGACGGCCTGCGCCAGGGCCTGAGGCTGGCGCGCGAGTTCAAGCCCGACCTGATCTGGTCCACCTACCCCATTGCCAGCGCCCATGTGATCGGCAGCGCCCTGCATCGCAGGACCGGCCTGCCCTGGGTGGCCGATTTCCGCGACCCGATGGCGCACGACGGCTATCCCGAAGACCCCAAGACCTGGCAGCGCTTCCTGGAAGTCGAGCAGGACGTGGTGCGCCAGGCCAGTCGCTGCGTGTTCACCGCACCGGGCGCTGCCGCGCTGTACCGTGAGCGCTACCCGGACACCGCCGATCGCATGCGCGTGATTGAGAACGGCTACGACGAGGACAGCTTCGCCCGGCTGCCGGTCACCGGCCTTGCGCCGTCGGCCGGTCGGCCGATGGTGATGCTGCACAGCGGCGTCGTCTATGCGACGGAACGGGATCCGACTCCGCTGTTCACCGCACTGGGCCGGCTGCGCCAGAGCGGCCGACTGGGCCCGCAAGACCTGCGCATCCGCTTCCGTGCCGCGGTGAACGAAAGCATGCTGCGCGACCTGGCCCAGCAGCAGGGTGCGAGCGAGTTCATCGAGATCTGCCCGGCGATTCCCTATCGCGATGCCCTGACGGAAATGGTCGGCACCGATGTGCTGCTGGTGATGCAGGCGGCCAATTGCAATGCCCAGATCCCGGCCAAGATCTACGAATACCTGCGGGCTGGCCGGCCCATCGTCGGCCTGACCGACCCAGCGGGCGACACCGCCGGCGTGCTGCGCGAGGCGGCCGTTCCGGACATCGTGCCGCTGGACTCGGCCGAGGCGATTGCCGCGGCTTTGCCCGGGCTGGTGGATCGCTGGCGCGCCGGCTTGCTGCCGCTGCCGCGGCCCGAAGCGGTGAAGGCGGCTTCGCGCCTGGGGCGCGCCGAGGCCATGGCGCGCCTGTTCGAGGAAGTGGCGCTGTCGCCTTCTCGCTGA
- a CDS encoding AAC(3) family N-acetyltransferase codes for MALTARLKNTVKKELKSLRRRYMDRFHAFTPEQFQAALAGLGVATGDAVLVHSSFDAFEGFQGKANDVITALQARVGPDGLLLMPTMGFTGSAIEWARSGTLFDVKRTPSRMGLVSELFRRTPGVVRSVHPTHPIACWGRDAGLAAQDHHLSRTPCGRGTPFEFLSHQRGKILLLGTGLGVLTYYHHLEEIFEPRWPQSPFTQEVFEFKSRTADGQVLETRNRLYEPAMSRRRNLQKLEPAIRRQPGGWREARIGRLQLILLDVPAVDAAVGELTDQGIYCYD; via the coding sequence ATGGCCCTGACCGCCCGCCTCAAGAACACCGTCAAGAAAGAACTGAAGTCCCTCCGGCGCCGGTACATGGACCGCTTCCACGCGTTCACGCCGGAGCAGTTCCAGGCCGCCCTGGCAGGGCTGGGCGTGGCAACCGGCGATGCGGTGCTGGTGCACAGCTCCTTCGATGCCTTCGAGGGTTTCCAGGGCAAGGCCAATGACGTGATCACGGCCTTGCAGGCCCGGGTCGGCCCCGACGGTCTGCTGCTGATGCCGACCATGGGCTTCACCGGTTCGGCCATCGAATGGGCCCGTTCCGGCACGCTGTTCGACGTCAAGCGCACGCCTTCGCGCATGGGCCTGGTCAGCGAGCTGTTCCGGCGCACGCCCGGCGTGGTGCGAAGCGTCCATCCCACCCATCCCATCGCCTGCTGGGGCCGCGACGCCGGCCTGGCTGCGCAGGACCACCACCTCAGCCGCACGCCCTGCGGCCGCGGCACGCCTTTCGAATTCCTGTCGCACCAGCGCGGCAAGATCCTGCTGCTGGGCACCGGCCTGGGCGTGCTGACCTACTACCACCACCTCGAGGAAATCTTCGAGCCGCGCTGGCCGCAGAGTCCGTTCACGCAGGAAGTCTTCGAATTCAAGTCCAGGACGGCCGACGGGCAGGTGCTCGAGACCCGCAACCGCCTTTACGAACCCGCGATGTCGCGCCGGCGCAATCTGCAGAAGCTGGAGCCGGCGATCCGCCGCCAGCCTGGTGGTTGGCGCGAAGCGCGCATTGGCCGCCTGCAGCTGATCCTGCTTGACGTGCCGGCAGTCGATGCGGCCGTGGGCGAACTGACCGACCAAGGTATCTACTGCTATGACTGA